The Shewanella japonica genome has a window encoding:
- a CDS encoding GH1 family beta-glucosidase produces the protein MKISLPENSKMHSKSFTFGVATASFQIEGAADSRLPCIWDTFCATPDKIRDGSDGKQACEHVALWKEDVNLIESLGVDAYRLSLSWGRVINQDGSLNQDGVNFYINLMDELNRRNIKVYVTLYHWDLPQHIEDEGGWLNRNTAYLFQDYADKITKALGDRVYSYATLNEPFCSSYLGYEIGIHAPGLATKAFGRKSAHHLLLAHGLAMQVIQKNSPQSLNGIVLNFTPCYPLTQSAEDKKATQIADDYFNQWYIKPIMDGEYPAIINDFDTGDKPDIEPGDMAIISQPIDFLGINFYTRAVYQACSDNQFVQIDMKDAPKTDIGWEIYPEAFTDLLTSLNNTYSLPPIYITENGAAIDDHIEDNAVNDIDRLEYYQAHLNAVNNAIEQGVKVDGYFAWSLMDNFEWAEGYLKRFGIVYVDYQIQKRTIKRSGLAYRDFINQRID, from the coding sequence ATGAAAATTTCTCTACCCGAAAATTCTAAAATGCACTCAAAATCATTTACGTTTGGAGTGGCAACTGCCTCTTTCCAAATTGAAGGAGCAGCAGATTCTCGCTTGCCTTGTATTTGGGATACCTTTTGTGCGACTCCAGATAAAATTCGAGATGGTTCAGACGGTAAGCAAGCCTGCGAGCACGTTGCGCTTTGGAAAGAAGATGTCAATTTAATCGAATCTTTAGGTGTCGATGCTTATCGTTTATCACTTTCGTGGGGAAGAGTGATTAACCAAGATGGCAGCTTAAATCAAGATGGGGTTAACTTTTATATCAACTTAATGGATGAATTAAACCGTCGTAATATTAAAGTGTACGTCACCCTATATCACTGGGATCTACCTCAACATATTGAAGATGAAGGTGGCTGGCTTAATCGAAATACGGCATACCTTTTTCAAGACTACGCGGACAAAATTACTAAAGCCTTAGGTGATAGAGTGTATTCCTACGCCACCTTAAATGAACCTTTTTGTAGTTCATATCTAGGTTATGAAATTGGTATTCATGCACCAGGGCTTGCTACCAAAGCTTTTGGCCGTAAATCTGCGCACCATTTATTACTTGCACATGGATTGGCTATGCAAGTGATTCAAAAAAATAGTCCCCAATCTCTTAATGGTATTGTGCTTAACTTTACGCCTTGCTATCCACTGACCCAAAGCGCAGAAGATAAAAAAGCGACACAGATTGCAGATGACTACTTTAACCAGTGGTATATCAAACCCATTATGGATGGTGAGTATCCAGCAATCATTAACGATTTTGATACTGGTGATAAACCCGACATTGAACCAGGCGATATGGCAATCATTAGTCAGCCAATCGACTTTTTAGGCATTAACTTTTATACCCGCGCCGTTTATCAAGCATGTAGCGACAATCAATTTGTCCAAATAGATATGAAGGATGCCCCTAAAACAGATATTGGGTGGGAAATTTATCCAGAAGCCTTCACTGACTTATTAACCAGTCTCAATAATACCTACTCATTACCTCCTATTTATATCACTGAAAATGGCGCGGCAATTGACGATCACATTGAAGATAACGCCGTTAACGATATTGACCGCCTGGAATATTATCAAGCCCATTTAAACGCTGTAAATAATGCTATAGAGCAAGGCGTGAAAGTTGATGGCTATTTTGCTTGGAGCTTAATGGACAACTTTGAATGGGCGGAAGGCTATTTAAAACGCTTCGGAATAGTGTATGTTGATTACCAAATACAAAAACGCACCATAAAGCGCAGTGGCTTAGCTTACCGTGACTTTATTAATCAACGCATTGATTAA
- a CDS encoding tryptophan halogenase family protein — translation MEHAIRDIIIVGGGTAGWITAGILAAEHNADNGKLSPSPKLNITLIESPDVATIGVGEGTWPSMRTTLKKIGISETEFLISCDASFKQGSRFINWTHSPDADLTKQPRDHYLHPFSLPIGTNEIDLCPFWLPHRQQVSFADAVGQQNQLSMQGLAPKQITTGEYQFQNNYGYHLNAGKFSQLLQQHCTEKLGVTHIQDHVSDIQKAENGDIRSLVTQHSGEQTADFFVDCTGVKSLLLGEQMHVPFVCQKSVLFNDSALAIQVPYPTDDTEIASCTHSTAQTNGWIWDIGLPTRRGVGHVYSSSHADQAQAEQQLIDYLRPSVNVDLDNLDIRKLSIAPGHRKICWKNNCMAIGMASGFIEPLEASALALVEWSANTLAQQLPANRQVMDIVATRVNQRFSQHWQQIIEFLKLHYVLSQRSDSDYWHDHRESSTIPESLQQQIALWRTQTPNKHDIQHTDVLFPAASFQFVLYGMAFETHVPTHLKPTLQQRAQQLFTENIKRTQGLKQILPTNRELLNKIRQYGLPHI, via the coding sequence ATGGAACACGCGATAAGAGACATCATTATTGTTGGCGGCGGCACTGCGGGATGGATTACCGCTGGCATTTTGGCTGCTGAACATAACGCTGACAATGGCAAATTATCGCCCTCCCCTAAGCTCAACATTACGTTAATTGAATCACCAGATGTTGCCACTATTGGTGTTGGTGAAGGCACTTGGCCTTCAATGCGCACGACGCTGAAAAAAATCGGTATCAGTGAAACTGAGTTCTTAATCAGCTGCGATGCAAGCTTTAAACAAGGCTCTCGTTTTATCAATTGGACCCATAGCCCAGACGCTGATCTAACCAAGCAACCCCGAGATCATTACCTTCATCCATTCAGTTTGCCAATTGGCACTAACGAAATTGATTTATGCCCTTTTTGGCTGCCTCACCGTCAACAAGTCAGTTTTGCTGACGCTGTTGGACAACAAAATCAACTGAGTATGCAGGGCTTGGCACCTAAACAAATTACTACCGGTGAATACCAGTTTCAAAACAACTACGGTTACCATCTCAATGCGGGTAAATTTAGTCAGTTGCTGCAACAACACTGTACCGAAAAGCTCGGTGTGACTCATATTCAAGACCATGTCAGCGATATTCAAAAAGCTGAGAATGGCGATATTCGTTCATTAGTCACTCAACATTCAGGCGAGCAGACAGCAGACTTCTTTGTTGACTGTACAGGGGTAAAATCTTTGTTACTCGGTGAGCAAATGCACGTACCGTTTGTATGTCAAAAATCAGTGTTATTTAACGATTCAGCGTTAGCGATTCAAGTCCCTTACCCAACTGATGATACTGAGATTGCTTCATGCACTCATTCAACCGCGCAAACCAATGGTTGGATATGGGATATTGGCTTGCCGACAAGACGTGGTGTGGGCCATGTGTATTCGTCTAGCCATGCTGACCAAGCGCAAGCTGAACAGCAATTGATTGACTACTTAAGACCCAGTGTCAATGTTGACCTCGATAACCTTGATATTAGAAAACTATCAATAGCACCAGGTCACCGAAAAATTTGCTGGAAAAACAATTGTATGGCAATTGGTATGGCATCGGGCTTTATTGAGCCGCTAGAAGCCTCTGCATTAGCATTAGTTGAATGGAGCGCCAATACCTTAGCGCAGCAACTACCTGCCAATAGACAAGTTATGGATATTGTTGCCACTAGAGTCAATCAACGATTTTCTCAGCATTGGCAACAAATTATTGAATTTTTAAAGTTACATTATGTATTAAGTCAGCGCAGCGATAGTGATTATTGGCATGATCATCGAGAGTCATCGACCATACCAGAATCATTGCAACAGCAGATAGCTCTATGGCGAACCCAAACGCCCAATAAGCATGATATTCAGCACACTGACGTGTTATTTCCCGCTGCAAGTTTTCAGTTTGTATTATACGGAATGGCGTTTGAGACCCATGTGCCAACTCACCTAAAACCAACGCTTCAACAGCGTGCTCAGCAGTTGTTTACTGAAAATATCAAGCGAACCCAGGGATTAAAGCAAATCCTGCCAACCAATCGCGAGCTGCTCAATAAAATTCGTCAATATGGCTTGCCCCATATTTAG
- a CDS encoding SapC family protein → MNKPVLLNSVDHKDIKIITERSEKYGDNLWYTVTFPAEFRSVQAHYPIFFQKDSNTGQFYSVAMFGFQHKENLFLQDGKWQASYIPLTVRRQPFLIGQQTIQEDGVEQVQRVIHLDPNHPRINEIEGEPLFFPYGGNTPYLDEVGEMLEVIHHGLIDSKQFIETLIKLELLESFTLDIELDNGAKHQMIGFYTINEETLASLPAETLGELHQNGYLNAIYMTLASQSNIRQLLNFKNAQ, encoded by the coding sequence ATGAACAAACCAGTATTACTCAACAGTGTCGATCATAAAGATATTAAAATTATTACCGAACGCTCAGAAAAGTACGGTGATAACCTATGGTATACAGTGACTTTTCCAGCTGAATTCAGAAGTGTTCAAGCGCACTATCCCATCTTTTTTCAAAAAGACAGTAATACAGGTCAGTTTTACTCTGTTGCCATGTTTGGTTTTCAACATAAAGAGAATTTGTTTTTACAAGATGGCAAATGGCAAGCATCTTATATCCCGCTTACCGTTCGTCGTCAGCCATTTTTAATCGGCCAACAAACTATTCAAGAAGACGGTGTAGAGCAAGTACAACGTGTGATTCACCTTGACCCTAATCATCCTCGTATTAATGAAATTGAAGGTGAGCCGCTATTTTTTCCATACGGCGGTAATACACCGTATTTAGATGAAGTCGGTGAAATGCTCGAAGTAATCCACCATGGGTTAATTGACAGTAAACAGTTCATTGAAACGCTCATCAAGCTAGAACTGCTTGAATCATTCACTTTAGATATTGAACTTGATAATGGCGCCAAACACCAAATGATAGGGTTTTACACCATCAATGAAGAAACCTTAGCAAGCTTACCTGCCGAAACTTTAGGTGAGCTGCATCAAAATGGCTATTTGAACGCAATTTATATGACGTTGGCATCACAATCCAATATCAGACAATTACTCAACTTTAAAAATGCACAATAG
- a CDS encoding LacI family DNA-binding transcriptional regulator: MATIYDVSVLAGVSLATVSRVMNNNTKVSEKTRQKVLSAMDQLGYRPNTIAQSLASSRSNSVGVLVSQLDGPYYGPMMTEIETALRAGNKHVIIAADHSVESQEKDGVEFLMSRGCDALILDVEAVDDEYLINLHKGNTPIVLINRYIEEISDCCVYLDNELGGYLATKHILSQGHTDLAYVSGPLYKLDAQDRLLGHKRALKEFNVDFDKTLFYEGNFREFGGSDAMNHLFTIDKPFTAVVCASDQMASGAIAVCLEKGMKIPEELSFVGYDNIPFPQYISPKLTTVNNPIHEMGKMAAFWVLKHVYNDPKAIVENTFIPQLIVRDSATSPHK; encoded by the coding sequence ATGGCGACTATATATGATGTATCAGTGTTAGCAGGTGTTTCGCTGGCAACGGTATCAAGAGTGATGAATAACAATACTAAGGTCAGTGAAAAAACACGCCAGAAAGTATTAAGCGCAATGGATCAGTTAGGTTATCGACCTAATACCATCGCTCAATCACTAGCGTCTAGTCGCTCAAACAGTGTTGGAGTCTTAGTCTCTCAACTTGATGGTCCATACTATGGCCCTATGATGACCGAGATTGAAACCGCGCTTCGAGCTGGCAATAAGCACGTTATTATTGCCGCTGACCATAGTGTTGAATCACAGGAAAAAGACGGTGTCGAGTTTTTAATGAGCCGTGGCTGTGATGCGTTGATTCTAGACGTTGAAGCTGTCGATGATGAATACTTGATAAATCTACATAAAGGCAACACTCCCATTGTTCTCATTAACCGCTATATTGAAGAAATCAGTGATTGTTGTGTTTATTTAGATAATGAACTGGGCGGATATTTAGCAACCAAGCATATTTTGAGTCAAGGTCATACTGATCTTGCTTACGTTTCAGGCCCGTTATATAAGCTAGATGCTCAAGACCGTTTACTCGGACATAAACGAGCGTTAAAAGAGTTCAATGTCGACTTTGATAAGACATTATTTTATGAAGGTAACTTCCGTGAATTTGGCGGCAGTGATGCGATGAATCATTTATTCACCATCGATAAGCCTTTCACAGCAGTGGTATGTGCCAGTGATCAGATGGCTTCAGGAGCGATTGCAGTTTGCTTAGAAAAAGGCATGAAAATCCCTGAAGAACTCTCTTTTGTTGGCTACGATAATATTCCTTTTCCACAATATATTTCACCAAAGCTCACCACAGTGAACAACCCCATCCATGAAATGGGTAAAATGGCTGCTTTTTGGGTGCTTAAGCATGTATATAATGACCCTAAAGCGATAGTCGAAAACACCTTCATCCCGCAACTGATAGTGAGAGACTCTGCGACATCACCACACAAGTAA
- a CDS encoding TonB-dependent receptor has translation MKSRTFKKTRIATSLSVVLSASTMMPAFAADEVAADENIEVLQVTGIRGSLIKSMDLKRSSDGIVDAINAEDIGKFPDSNLAESLQRITGVSIDRQNGEGSRVSVRGFGADQNLVMLNNRQMPVTTGSRSFDFANIASEAISAVEVEKTSQAKNSTGGIGATINVLTHRPLSSPGLKATFGVKAVDDTSTDEGSVTPELSGLYSNTFADGKFGISISASYQERESGNQQAQVGTGWRSFPGIVDQDWGGDNAEWGGVPKDDNQINRPGEDDVYAVPQTTVYRFEEQQRTRTNGQLVLQYEPIDSLRATLDYTYMQNDIDTQSHDVSAWFNFVPTQESTWSDGPVSSPLVYSETYPDGGADLSMAAGDYGTRDESGSLGFNLEWDATDNLFLSLDYHTSEAERSPNNKNGSNSNLSTAAFIRTSAATDFTGDVPVLAVGGGNAVRPEDMRVTGSVFGNARNKSEIEQLQINGTYVFEEAGSIDFGIAATDVNNHSQSVNVQRNDWGGVGAEGDFDPSWFPADSVQDKFDGSQGDFSDYQGSASIDPQDVIFLWDFEAVRARAAELYGSTAIGDCGNGFCPSTDYASDTDRFTQEESQSAYVQYNYEGELGDMPFDVHLGLRYEKTDVESKSAVSSYDQATWIAETEIALESTTADNRVFGTQTGSYDYLLPSFNFNIEVVEDIYLRAAYSETIGRPDYTSIQGGTSVGTLANRGGGSGESGNPSLLPLESTNYDFSGEWYYAEGSYVSVGYFRKDVTNFIDSNPVNSNIYNIPDPSNGVYVQEAIAAGATTAIEQRQWIYDNYGATDPNVTLNPDNGNIEITGNPGDPDLNFVITTPSNSSDSSVIDGWEFAVQHFFGESGFGMQANYTLVNAGDSYDNFNLNRPGDEPQNVLTNISDTANVVAIYENYGFSARLAWNWRDEFLNSTGDGTGANPSYTEEYSQVDFNIGYDIAAVEGLTVFFEGLNITEENTRTHGRSSTQVLNYTQTGARYSLGARYTF, from the coding sequence ATGAAATCTAGAACATTCAAAAAGACCAGAATTGCCACTAGTTTGTCGGTAGTACTGAGTGCAAGCACCATGATGCCTGCATTTGCAGCAGACGAAGTCGCTGCAGATGAAAACATCGAGGTGCTTCAGGTCACTGGTATTCGTGGAAGCTTAATTAAATCAATGGATTTAAAAAGAAGCTCTGACGGTATCGTTGATGCGATTAACGCGGAAGATATTGGTAAATTCCCGGATAGTAACTTAGCAGAATCTCTGCAACGTATTACTGGTGTATCTATCGACAGACAAAATGGTGAAGGTAGCCGAGTGTCTGTTCGTGGTTTCGGTGCAGACCAAAACTTGGTTATGCTGAACAATCGTCAAATGCCAGTAACCACAGGTTCGCGCTCATTCGACTTCGCCAATATTGCTTCTGAAGCAATTAGCGCTGTTGAAGTTGAAAAAACCAGCCAAGCGAAAAACTCAACGGGTGGTATCGGTGCAACCATTAATGTTCTAACTCATCGCCCTTTAAGCTCTCCAGGTCTTAAAGCCACATTTGGTGTTAAAGCCGTTGATGACACATCAACAGATGAAGGCTCTGTAACACCTGAATTATCAGGTTTATATTCAAATACCTTTGCTGATGGCAAATTTGGTATCTCTATTTCTGCAAGCTACCAAGAACGTGAAAGTGGTAATCAGCAAGCTCAAGTAGGTACAGGCTGGCGTAGTTTCCCTGGTATTGTTGACCAAGATTGGGGCGGCGATAACGCTGAATGGGGTGGTGTTCCAAAAGATGATAACCAAATCAACCGCCCAGGCGAAGATGACGTATATGCAGTTCCTCAAACCACGGTTTACCGTTTTGAAGAGCAACAACGTACCCGTACAAATGGTCAATTAGTACTGCAATATGAGCCAATTGATTCATTACGTGCAACTTTAGATTACACCTACATGCAAAATGATATTGATACCCAATCTCATGATGTTTCCGCATGGTTTAACTTCGTACCAACACAAGAAAGTACTTGGTCTGACGGCCCAGTATCTTCTCCACTTGTTTACTCTGAAACTTACCCTGATGGCGGCGCCGATTTATCAATGGCAGCTGGTGATTACGGTACCCGAGATGAAAGTGGCTCATTAGGCTTTAACTTAGAGTGGGATGCTACTGATAATTTATTCTTATCATTGGATTACCATACTTCAGAAGCTGAACGCTCACCAAACAACAAAAATGGTAGTAACAGTAACTTAAGTACAGCAGCATTTATTCGTACAAGTGCAGCGACTGACTTTACTGGTGATGTACCCGTTCTAGCTGTGGGTGGCGGTAATGCTGTTCGTCCTGAAGATATGCGCGTGACCGGTTCAGTATTTGGTAATGCACGCAATAAATCTGAAATTGAACAATTACAAATTAATGGTACTTACGTATTTGAAGAAGCGGGTAGTATTGATTTCGGTATCGCTGCAACTGACGTCAATAACCACTCTCAATCAGTTAACGTTCAACGTAATGACTGGGGTGGTGTAGGTGCTGAAGGCGACTTTGACCCTTCATGGTTCCCTGCAGATAGTGTTCAAGATAAATTTGATGGTTCACAAGGTGACTTCTCTGATTATCAAGGTTCTGCCTCTATTGACCCACAAGACGTTATCTTCTTATGGGACTTTGAAGCAGTAAGAGCACGTGCAGCTGAATTATACGGCTCAACAGCGATTGGTGATTGTGGTAATGGTTTCTGCCCATCGACTGATTACGCTAGCGATACTGACCGTTTCACTCAAGAAGAATCTCAATCTGCTTACGTACAATATAACTACGAAGGCGAGCTTGGTGATATGCCATTCGATGTTCACTTAGGTTTGCGTTACGAGAAAACCGATGTTGAATCTAAGTCTGCAGTATCATCGTACGATCAAGCTACTTGGATTGCGGAAACTGAGATTGCTCTAGAAAGTACAACGGCTGATAACCGCGTATTTGGTACTCAAACAGGTTCATACGATTACTTACTACCAAGCTTTAACTTCAACATTGAAGTGGTAGAAGATATCTATTTACGTGCAGCTTACAGTGAAACCATTGGTCGTCCAGATTATACCTCTATTCAAGGTGGTACGTCTGTAGGCACACTCGCTAACCGTGGTGGTGGTAGTGGTGAAAGTGGTAACCCAAGTTTATTACCGCTTGAATCAACTAACTATGATTTCTCTGGTGAGTGGTATTACGCTGAAGGCAGTTATGTTTCTGTTGGTTACTTCCGTAAAGACGTAACAAACTTCATTGACAGTAACCCTGTTAATTCAAATATCTACAACATTCCGGATCCATCAAATGGTGTTTACGTTCAAGAAGCCATTGCTGCAGGTGCAACAACCGCAATTGAGCAACGCCAGTGGATTTATGATAACTACGGCGCAACAGATCCAAACGTTACGTTAAACCCTGATAACGGTAATATCGAAATTACAGGTAACCCTGGTGACCCTGATTTAAACTTCGTGATTACCACACCGTCTAACAGCAGCGACAGCTCAGTTATTGATGGTTGGGAGTTTGCGGTACAGCACTTCTTTGGAGAGTCTGGTTTCGGTATGCAAGCTAACTACACGTTAGTGAACGCGGGTGATTCTTATGACAACTTCAACTTAAACCGTCCAGGTGATGAGCCGCAAAACGTATTAACTAACATCAGTGATACAGCTAACGTTGTTGCTATCTATGAAAACTACGGTTTCTCAGCTCGTCTTGCTTGGAACTGGCGTGATGAGTTCTTGAACTCAACTGGTGACGGTACAGGTGCTAACCCATCTTACACTGAAGAATACTCGCAAGTTGACTTCAATATTGGTTACGACATCGCCGCAGTTGAAGGCTTAACAGTATTCTTCGAAGGGTTAAACATTACTGAAGAGAATACTCGAACTCATGGTCGTTCAAGTACTCAAGTACTTAACTACACACAAACAGGAGCTCGATACAGTCTTGGCGCTCGTTATACATTCTAA
- a CDS encoding glycoside-pentoside-hexuronide (GPH):cation symporter produces the protein MISVKEKIAYGLGDTASNIVFQTVMLFLTFFYTDIFGISPAFVGTMFLAVRFIDAITDPLMGALTDRTETKWGKFRPYLIWFALPFGIISVMAFTTPDLAEEGKMIYAFVTYTALMMVYTAINIPYCALGGVLTADPKERVSVQSYRFVFAMIGGLMVSALTLPLVEYFGQGDQAKGYQLTIAAMSALGVVMFILCFLGTKERLHPPKDQNLSFKKDFKLLWQNDQWRILSIAAIWLLSGMVLKTSLAIYYVKYYLNMPDSITLFITLGMIGNIFGCILAEPLAKRVCKVKAYITIQIIAAALCIAAYFVSGEQVEMAFALFIIWGFTFNMGTPLLWAKMADVVDYGQYKTGVRITGMIYSSIIFFIKLGVAIGGAAAGWLLAFYGYQADVEQTEATQHGILMSFTLYPAVGSIIVAIVMKWYTLDNKAVSQVHAAITE, from the coding sequence ATGATTAGCGTTAAAGAGAAAATAGCCTATGGATTAGGTGATACCGCCAGTAACATCGTGTTTCAAACCGTGATGTTATTTTTAACCTTTTTTTATACTGATATTTTTGGAATTTCGCCGGCATTTGTCGGCACCATGTTCCTTGCAGTACGATTTATCGACGCAATAACCGATCCGCTAATGGGCGCATTAACCGATAGAACCGAAACAAAATGGGGTAAGTTCCGCCCCTACCTTATTTGGTTTGCTCTGCCCTTCGGTATTATCAGTGTTATGGCCTTCACCACGCCAGATTTAGCGGAAGAAGGCAAGATGATCTATGCCTTTGTTACCTACACCGCCCTGATGATGGTTTATACCGCCATTAATATTCCTTATTGTGCATTAGGTGGCGTATTAACCGCAGATCCAAAAGAACGTGTTTCCGTCCAGTCTTATCGCTTTGTGTTTGCCATGATTGGTGGATTAATGGTGTCGGCATTAACCTTACCTTTAGTTGAATATTTCGGACAAGGTGATCAAGCTAAAGGTTATCAGCTTACGATTGCGGCAATGAGTGCCTTGGGCGTAGTGATGTTTATCTTGTGCTTCTTAGGAACCAAAGAGCGCTTACATCCTCCTAAAGATCAAAACCTCAGCTTCAAAAAAGACTTTAAATTACTCTGGCAAAACGATCAGTGGCGCATTCTTTCAATCGCTGCGATTTGGTTATTATCAGGAATGGTATTAAAAACCAGTTTAGCGATTTATTACGTTAAGTATTATTTGAATATGCCTGACTCCATTACCTTATTTATCACGCTTGGAATGATAGGTAATATTTTTGGCTGTATCTTAGCTGAGCCTTTAGCCAAACGAGTCTGTAAAGTAAAAGCTTATATTACCATTCAAATTATTGCTGCTGCGTTATGTATAGCAGCCTACTTTGTATCGGGTGAACAAGTGGAAATGGCATTTGCGCTGTTCATTATTTGGGGCTTCACCTTCAATATGGGCACCCCATTGCTATGGGCTAAAATGGCGGATGTTGTCGATTACGGCCAATACAAAACAGGCGTTAGAATTACTGGCATGATTTATTCTTCAATCATTTTCTTTATTAAGCTTGGTGTTGCAATTGGTGGCGCAGCTGCTGGTTGGTTACTGGCTTTTTATGGCTATCAAGCAGATGTAGAGCAAACAGAAGCGACACAACACGGTATTTTGATGTCATTTACCCTTTACCCTGCTGTCGGCTCTATCATCGTAGCCATCGTAATGAAATGGTATACCTTAGATAACAAAGCCGTAAGCCAGGTTCATGCTGCGATTACAGAATAA